A genomic region of Pseudomonas migulae contains the following coding sequences:
- a CDS encoding DUF2971 domain-containing protein: MIKVWVEELMQLMCVRDLPLENISAAQQLKRRHFPASLYKFREVNEFSLNNLRDATLHLTFASTFNDPYDSAVDFDPHFGTTHAELLLERTEGVSEESRLAILSAEDPVLEVVRYQHTQTDAAGQVGEEVLVNIANLIKESHAGHLAKIVTEMNKQLQNSYKICSLTERLDSLPIWAHYARNHTGFAMEYDFRFLPLENLVGLSLWPVRYRGVFNASDLLRGVRPGQPFNNLFGLIAALHKSPDWTYEEEWRLVLIDSPQEPPRNLLAPLKAVYLGSKISEEDECAVLREAFIAGVPVFKMRLVSHEFRMESVPHSP; the protein is encoded by the coding sequence ATGATTAAAGTCTGGGTCGAAGAGCTAATGCAATTAATGTGTGTTCGGGATCTTCCGCTGGAAAACATCAGTGCTGCTCAACAGCTGAAGCGTCGTCATTTTCCAGCCTCGCTGTACAAATTTCGCGAGGTCAATGAATTCTCCTTGAACAATTTAAGAGATGCCACGCTTCACTTGACTTTCGCGAGCACATTTAACGACCCCTACGACTCCGCTGTGGACTTTGATCCTCATTTCGGAACTACGCATGCTGAGTTGTTGTTGGAGCGAACTGAGGGGGTTTCTGAGGAGAGTCGGCTGGCGATTTTGAGCGCAGAAGATCCGGTGTTGGAGGTGGTGAGGTATCAACACACTCAAACGGATGCAGCAGGTCAGGTTGGCGAGGAGGTGTTAGTAAACATCGCTAATCTGATAAAGGAAAGTCATGCAGGCCACCTCGCTAAAATTGTCACTGAAATGAATAAGCAGCTCCAGAACTCTTACAAAATCTGCTCACTCACTGAGCGGCTGGATTCCTTGCCTATTTGGGCCCATTACGCCAGAAATCACACCGGTTTCGCGATGGAGTACGACTTCCGTTTTTTGCCTTTAGAGAACTTGGTTGGGCTATCGTTATGGCCTGTCAGATACCGTGGTGTGTTCAATGCCTCGGATTTACTACGAGGGGTAAGGCCAGGTCAACCATTCAATAATTTGTTTGGTTTGATCGCTGCACTTCACAAATCACCCGATTGGACATACGAGGAAGAGTGGCGGCTGGTTTTGATAGACAGCCCGCAGGAACCACCAAGAAATTTACTTGCGCCTCTAAAGGCGGTTTATCTCGGTTCTAAAATTAGTGAAGAGGATGAGTGCGCGGTTCTCCGAGAGGCTTTCATAGCTGGGGTTCCAGTATTCAAAATGCGCTTGGTTTCTCACGAATTTCGCATGGAGTCTGTTCCTCACTCCCCATAG